In one Flavobacteriales bacterium genomic region, the following are encoded:
- a CDS encoding Hsp20/alpha crystallin family protein — MSTLLPARRSLLSKFFDDDVFGFPEGLLDDDRFKPSRLFDRAFFKGGELPAVNIKDNTDHFAIELAAPGYKKDDLKVTVKDGILTIASEKKSESEEEKKGYTRKEWSYSSFSRSFVLPEHTDADSLQAKFDEGVLRLTLKKTKAVPEGKPKEIKID; from the coding sequence ATGTCAACCCTTCTTCCCGCCCGCCGCTCCCTGCTGTCCAAGTTCTTCGATGACGATGTCTTCGGATTCCCTGAAGGCCTGCTCGATGACGACCGCTTCAAGCCATCGCGCCTCTTCGACCGCGCCTTCTTCAAGGGAGGCGAGTTGCCGGCCGTGAACATCAAGGACAACACGGACCATTTCGCCATTGAGCTGGCGGCCCCCGGCTACAAGAAGGACGATCTGAAGGTGACGGTGAAGGATGGCATCCTGACCATCGCCAGCGAGAAGAAGTCCGAGAGCGAGGAAGAGAAGAAGGGGTATACCCGGAAGGAGTGGAGCTATTCCTCCTTCAGCCGCTCCTTCGTCCTGCCGGAGCATACCGATGCTGACAGCCTGCAGGCGAAGTTCGATGAAGGCGTGCTGCGGCTCACGCTGAAGAAGACCAAGGCTGTCCCTGAGGGGAAGCCCAAGGAGATCAAGATCGACTGA
- a CDS encoding gliding motility-associated C-terminal domain-containing protein yields the protein MSSSALLRLSIPALALIGSAGAFGQVPSKCLEIESVLVDACNNNCPGAQEGENEMFRFITGPSPIALSNLAADWATQNAFLGWVQNAATASLTAQLNATITNCGWLLEPPNGVIPPGRRVLGITSTAMCINGNSLAGLSDTLYVIYQAPGNTFGHFKNTNNSNAITPNPTGTNSFRTFILQASGSTSCSDSVTYNEALLVNQVGTYGGNWAQNDGSTVAASWPGVPQLSYMNQGCQAPIVPMTAEILSDPVPVPCGATVPLVGAASGNIASVFWTGGAGTYSDPNGTATAYTLDVAETNGAILSFCAVSICGDTLCDQVQIPVDPAPVPAIVSAPPSIACDGAATMIGEVTGSAVGTFWSGGAGAWSNVSAAGATYAPGPEESGDVGLSFCAVSACGDTVCTGFTLTVQGDPAAGIAADGPTTFCAGQAVLLTASGGTGYLWSTGATGASIMAQESGLYSVTVTSACGASEASITITVLPPPVAEASGPATACPGQPFTLEASGGATYTWSTGATTASAVAYQPGSYAVVVADACGSDTATVTVAQGESFAPVFTADASEGCAPLCVRFTADQQQDALYTWTFGDGGTATGGSAEHCFAAGAYTVSLSAAPNGYAGLCPATWSLPVPIDAWPAPTAAFAVSPPVTTIEEPDIRLIDGSVGADSLTWTLGDGWAVSTERSPAFRLDSVACYPIRLQALNTHGCIAEASGAVCIEDPFLLWVPNAFTPNGDGFNDTFFAVTSVAQPREFTLSVFDRWGRSIFTSTSPVIGWDGSDAPNDLYVWRLWIRDTLGKRHERTGHVTLIR from the coding sequence ATGTCCAGCTCCGCTCTTCTGCGCCTCTCGATTCCCGCCCTGGCCCTCATCGGCTCGGCGGGAGCGTTCGGCCAAGTGCCATCCAAATGCCTCGAGATCGAGAGCGTGCTGGTGGATGCCTGCAACAACAACTGCCCTGGGGCCCAGGAGGGAGAGAACGAGATGTTCCGGTTCATCACCGGGCCATCGCCTATCGCCCTGAGCAATCTCGCAGCGGATTGGGCCACCCAGAACGCATTCCTCGGCTGGGTGCAGAATGCCGCCACTGCCAGCCTCACGGCCCAGCTCAATGCCACCATTACCAATTGCGGCTGGCTGCTGGAGCCGCCGAACGGGGTCATCCCCCCGGGCCGCCGCGTGCTGGGCATCACCAGCACCGCCATGTGCATCAACGGCAATTCGCTCGCTGGCCTGAGCGACACCCTGTATGTGATCTACCAAGCCCCGGGGAACACCTTCGGGCACTTCAAGAACACGAACAACAGCAACGCCATCACCCCGAATCCCACGGGCACGAACAGCTTCCGCACCTTCATCCTCCAGGCATCCGGCTCCACCTCGTGCAGTGATTCCGTCACCTACAACGAGGCTTTGCTGGTGAATCAGGTCGGAACCTATGGGGGGAACTGGGCCCAGAACGATGGCAGCACCGTGGCGGCCAGCTGGCCGGGGGTGCCGCAGCTGAGCTACATGAACCAAGGGTGCCAGGCGCCCATCGTGCCGATGACGGCGGAAATCCTGAGCGATCCAGTGCCTGTGCCCTGCGGGGCCACGGTGCCGCTGGTAGGCGCCGCATCGGGCAACATCGCGTCGGTCTTCTGGACCGGAGGTGCAGGCACGTACTCCGACCCCAACGGCACCGCCACCGCCTACACCTTGGACGTCGCCGAGACCAACGGCGCCATCCTGAGCTTCTGCGCGGTGAGCATCTGCGGCGACACGCTCTGCGACCAGGTGCAGATACCCGTGGATCCCGCACCGGTTCCGGCCATCGTTTCGGCACCCCCTTCCATTGCCTGCGACGGAGCGGCCACGATGATCGGCGAGGTGACGGGGTCGGCCGTAGGCACCTTCTGGTCCGGTGGGGCCGGAGCGTGGTCGAATGTGTCTGCCGCCGGGGCCACCTATGCGCCGGGGCCGGAGGAGTCCGGTGATGTAGGGCTCTCCTTCTGCGCGGTCAGCGCCTGCGGCGATACGGTATGCACCGGCTTCACCCTCACGGTGCAGGGGGATCCGGCCGCCGGCATCGCTGCGGATGGCCCCACCACCTTCTGTGCAGGCCAAGCCGTCCTGCTCACCGCCTCAGGTGGAACGGGCTACCTATGGAGCACCGGCGCCACCGGAGCATCGATCATGGCGCAGGAGTCGGGGCTTTATTCGGTTACGGTTACCAGTGCCTGCGGCGCATCGGAGGCCAGCATCACCATCACCGTGCTGCCGCCGCCCGTGGCCGAGGCCTCAGGGCCCGCCACGGCCTGCCCGGGACAGCCCTTCACTCTGGAGGCGAGCGGCGGGGCCACGTACACCTGGTCCACCGGGGCGACCACGGCATCGGCCGTGGCCTACCAGCCCGGCAGCTACGCCGTGGTGGTCGCGGATGCGTGCGGAAGCGACACGGCCACCGTCACCGTCGCTCAGGGCGAGTCGTTCGCACCGGTATTCACCGCGGATGCTTCGGAGGGCTGTGCACCGCTCTGCGTGCGCTTCACGGCTGACCAACAGCAGGACGCCCTCTACACCTGGACCTTCGGTGACGGCGGCACCGCAACCGGAGGGTCGGCTGAGCACTGCTTCGCCGCAGGTGCGTACACGGTCTCGCTCAGTGCCGCACCGAATGGCTACGCCGGCCTTTGCCCGGCCACTTGGTCGCTGCCCGTCCCGATCGATGCTTGGCCGGCTCCAACCGCTGCCTTCGCCGTTTCGCCGCCGGTGACCACCATCGAGGAACCAGACATTCGCTTGATCGACGGCTCTGTTGGCGCCGATTCGCTGACCTGGACCCTCGGCGATGGCTGGGCGGTGAGCACTGAGCGCTCCCCCGCCTTCAGGCTCGATTCCGTGGCCTGCTACCCGATCCGCCTGCAAGCGCTCAACACGCATGGCTGCATCGCTGAGGCCAGCGGCGCCGTGTGCATCGAGGACCCCTTCCTCCTGTGGGTGCCCAACGCCTTCACGCCCAACGGCGACGGGTTCAACGACACGTTCTTCGCGGTCACCAGCGTGGCGCAGCCCAGGGAATTCACATTGTCCGTATTCGACCGGTGGGGGCGCAGCATCTTCACGAGCACCTCGCCGGTAATCGGCTGGGACGGCAGCGATGCCCCCAATGACCTCTATGTGTGGAGGCTCTGGATCAGGGATACGCTGGGGAAGCGCCACGAGCGCACCGGCCACGTGACCCTAATCCGCTGA
- a CDS encoding restriction endonuclease → MPAPVLITKASGEVAEFDRARLQASLERSGASPEVSARIAEDIGPLVKPGMSTRRIYRMAFGMLRKKSKRVAARYRLKQAILDLGPSGFPFERFIGRILEHDGYRVQVGVLVQGRCVTHEVDVVADKADQHYLVECKYHNTPGRVCDVKVPLYIKARFDDVLEQWKGMPGNGHRFTHGWLVTNTRFTADAIEYGECAGLRMVGWDHPARGGLKDRIDRSGLYPLTCLSSITHAEKERMLANGLVLARDVLEAPAHLAEALVRGPRVKAVLEEAESLCAGAPQGGGPKGRGAA, encoded by the coding sequence ATGCCGGCTCCCGTGCTCATCACCAAGGCCAGCGGCGAGGTCGCCGAATTCGATCGTGCACGCCTGCAGGCCTCGCTGGAGCGGTCGGGTGCGTCGCCCGAAGTGAGCGCACGCATCGCCGAGGACATCGGCCCGCTGGTGAAGCCGGGCATGAGCACGCGCCGGATCTATCGGATGGCCTTCGGGATGCTGCGCAAGAAATCCAAGCGGGTGGCCGCGCGCTACCGCCTGAAGCAGGCGATCCTGGACCTCGGCCCATCTGGGTTCCCCTTCGAGCGGTTCATCGGCCGGATCCTGGAGCATGATGGATACCGCGTGCAGGTGGGGGTGCTGGTGCAAGGCCGATGCGTGACGCATGAGGTGGACGTGGTCGCCGATAAGGCCGACCAGCACTACCTGGTGGAATGCAAGTACCACAACACCCCGGGACGGGTGTGCGATGTGAAGGTGCCCCTGTACATCAAGGCCCGGTTCGATGATGTGCTGGAGCAGTGGAAGGGGATGCCGGGGAACGGCCATCGGTTCACGCACGGCTGGCTGGTCACCAACACGCGATTCACCGCCGATGCCATCGAATACGGGGAGTGCGCCGGCCTGCGCATGGTGGGCTGGGACCATCCCGCCAGAGGGGGCCTCAAGGACCGCATCGACCGCTCCGGGCTCTACCCCCTCACCTGCCTCAGCAGCATCACCCACGCGGAGAAGGAACGGATGCTGGCCAATGGGCTGGTGCTGGCCCGCGATGTGCTCGAAGCCCCAGCCCACCTCGCCGAGGCGCTGGTTCGTGGCCCGCGGGTCAAGGCCGTGCTGGAGGAGGCCGAATCGCTCTGCGCCGGGGCGCCGCAGGGCGGTGGACCGAAAGGCAGAGGGGCGGCGTGA
- the ppsA gene encoding phosphoenolpyruvate synthase, translated as MNDFVKDLAAVRNTDVAQVGGKNASLGELIGTLSAQDIRVPGGFAVTSAGYWHFIDGNGLRAPLEALMARLDRNGLSNLGAIAEEARALILAAPWPKDLEDAIRAAYQGMGGPPVAVRSSATAEDLPTASFAGRHESFLNVRGAEALLDASKRCYASLFLERAIKYRQDMGFPDMHVALSIGVQRMVRSDLGSAGVCFTLEPESGFRNVVHIAGNWGLGENVVQGAVVPDEFQVFKPTLREGRMAILQRRLGAKQSTMSYAEGGGTVNLDTPEEQRDRFTLNDEEVLQVARWALAIEDHYGRPMDIEWAKDGEDGLLYIVQARPETIHSGRDPYRLTTYSLPEKGTALVKGSAVGSGIAAGRVRILKSPAEGDQLQPGEVLVTDITNPDWDPLLKRAAAIVTNKGGRTSHAAIVAREMGTVAIVGAGDATTRLKDGQEVTVSCCEGRTGKVYDGRVAWQEHAVDLRTVKPSRTPAMLIVADPEQAFRHSFLPHRGVGLMRLEFVINNAIRIHPMALVRYDALEDAAAKAEIARITRHYPDKRQYFIDQLAQAVGTIAAAFHPHDVIVRMSDFKTNEYANLIGGRTFEPEEENPMLGFRGASRYYNERYREGFALECAAMKRVREDMGLTNVKLMIPFCRTVEEGRSVVELMAELGLKRGDHGLEVYMMTEIPSNVIRAREFAQHFDGFSIGSNDLTQLTLGLDRDSAIVSELFNEKDPAVMELIASVIASAKATGTRIGLCGQAPSDMPEFAQFLVEQGIDSISFNPDALLKGMENIRLAEEGWRGKHDA; from the coding sequence ATGAACGACTTCGTGAAGGACCTCGCCGCCGTGCGCAATACCGATGTGGCGCAGGTGGGCGGCAAGAACGCCTCGCTCGGTGAGCTGATCGGGACATTGTCCGCCCAAGACATCCGCGTGCCCGGCGGCTTCGCAGTGACCAGTGCAGGCTACTGGCACTTCATCGATGGCAACGGTCTGCGCGCACCGCTGGAGGCGCTCATGGCACGGCTCGATCGGAATGGGCTATCCAACCTGGGCGCGATCGCGGAGGAGGCCCGTGCGCTGATCCTCGCCGCACCCTGGCCGAAGGACCTGGAGGATGCCATCCGCGCTGCGTACCAAGGGATGGGCGGACCTCCCGTGGCCGTGCGCAGCAGCGCCACCGCCGAGGACCTCCCCACCGCCAGCTTCGCCGGAAGGCACGAGAGCTTCCTCAACGTGCGCGGCGCCGAGGCGTTGCTCGATGCCTCCAAGCGCTGCTATGCCTCGCTCTTCCTGGAGCGGGCCATCAAGTACCGGCAGGATATGGGCTTCCCGGACATGCACGTGGCGCTGAGCATCGGTGTGCAGCGCATGGTGCGCAGCGATCTGGGCAGTGCGGGCGTGTGCTTCACGCTGGAGCCCGAGAGCGGCTTCCGCAACGTGGTGCACATCGCCGGCAACTGGGGGCTGGGCGAGAACGTGGTGCAGGGCGCCGTGGTGCCCGATGAGTTCCAGGTCTTCAAGCCCACGCTCCGCGAAGGGAGGATGGCCATCCTGCAGCGCAGGCTGGGCGCCAAGCAGAGCACCATGTCCTATGCCGAAGGCGGCGGCACGGTGAACCTTGACACGCCGGAGGAACAACGCGACCGCTTCACCCTGAACGATGAGGAGGTGCTGCAGGTGGCGCGCTGGGCTCTGGCCATCGAGGACCACTACGGCCGGCCCATGGACATCGAGTGGGCGAAGGACGGGGAGGACGGCCTGCTCTACATCGTGCAGGCCCGGCCGGAGACGATCCACTCCGGGCGTGATCCTTACCGCCTCACCACCTACTCCCTGCCGGAGAAGGGCACGGCCCTGGTGAAGGGCAGTGCGGTGGGCAGCGGCATCGCGGCGGGTCGTGTGCGCATCCTGAAGAGCCCTGCGGAAGGCGACCAGCTCCAGCCCGGCGAAGTGCTCGTCACCGACATCACCAACCCCGACTGGGATCCGCTGCTGAAGCGCGCCGCGGCCATTGTCACCAACAAGGGCGGGCGCACCAGCCATGCCGCCATCGTGGCGCGCGAGATGGGCACCGTGGCCATCGTGGGCGCGGGCGATGCCACCACCAGGCTGAAGGACGGCCAGGAGGTGACCGTGAGCTGCTGCGAGGGCCGCACCGGCAAGGTGTACGACGGCCGCGTGGCCTGGCAGGAACATGCCGTGGACCTGCGCACCGTGAAGCCCTCGCGCACGCCGGCGATGCTCATCGTGGCCGACCCGGAACAGGCCTTCCGCCACAGCTTCCTGCCGCACCGGGGCGTGGGCCTCATGCGCCTGGAGTTCGTCATCAACAACGCCATCCGCATCCACCCCATGGCGCTGGTGCGCTACGATGCGCTGGAGGACGCCGCGGCCAAGGCCGAGATCGCGCGCATCACCCGCCACTACCCGGACAAGCGCCAGTACTTCATCGACCAGCTGGCACAGGCCGTGGGCACCATCGCGGCGGCCTTCCACCCGCACGACGTCATCGTGCGCATGAGCGACTTCAAGACCAACGAGTACGCCAACCTCATCGGCGGCAGGACCTTCGAGCCGGAGGAGGAGAACCCGATGCTGGGCTTCCGCGGCGCCTCACGCTACTACAACGAACGCTACCGCGAGGGCTTCGCGCTGGAGTGCGCCGCCATGAAGCGCGTGCGCGAGGACATGGGCCTCACCAACGTGAAGCTGATGATCCCCTTCTGCCGCACGGTGGAGGAGGGGCGGAGCGTGGTGGAGCTGATGGCGGAGCTCGGGTTGAAGCGCGGCGACCACGGGCTGGAGGTCTACATGATGACCGAGATCCCGAGCAACGTGATCCGTGCCAGGGAATTCGCCCAGCACTTCGACGGCTTCTCCATCGGCAGCAACGACCTCACGCAGCTCACCTTGGGCCTCGATCGCGATTCGGCCATCGTGAGCGAGCTCTTCAACGAGAAGGACCCAGCGGTGATGGAGCTCATCGCCTCCGTGATCGCGTCCGCCAAGGCCACCGGCACGCGCATCGGCCTCTGCGGGCAAGCGCCCAGCGACATGCCCGAGTTCGCGCAGTTCCTCGTGGAGCAGGGCATCGACAGCATCAGCTTCAACCCGGATGCGCTGCTAAAGGGCATGGAGAACATCCGGCTGGCCGAGGAGGGCTGGCGCGGGAAGCATGATGCATGA
- a CDS encoding dodecin family protein gives MSVLKVIEVLANSKVGWEDAAQQAVKKATRTLKNIRSIYIQDQSASVEKGRITEYRITAKVTFELE, from the coding sequence ATGAGCGTACTGAAGGTCATCGAGGTCCTCGCGAACTCCAAAGTGGGTTGGGAGGATGCCGCACAGCAGGCTGTGAAGAAGGCCACGCGGACGTTGAAGAACATCCGCTCCATCTACATCCAGGACCAGAGCGCGTCCGTGGAGAAGGGCCGGATCACGGAGTACCGGATCACGGCCAAGGTGACGTTCGAGCTGGAGTGA